acgaaaacacgttttcctataatggtaggtcgaactcttacaggggaagcgcaggtttcatgaaatgagctcagaatgtcgttataatgaaatcttaattttgcgttagtttgtcatgatttcttcacgaaaacacgttttcctataatggtaggtcgaactcttgtaggggaagcgcaggtttcatgaaatgagctcagaatgtcaagttataatgaaatcttcattttgtgttagtttgtcatgatttcttcacgaaaacacgttttcctataatggtaggtcgaactcttgtaggggaagagcaggtttcatgaaatcaactcaaaatgtcaagttataatgaaatcttcattttgtgttagtttgtcatgatttcttcacgaaaacacgttttcctataatggtaggtcgaactcttgtaggggaagcgcaggtttcatgaaatgagctcagaatgtcaagttataatgaaatcttcattttgtgttagtttgtcatgatttcttcacgaaaacacgttttcctataatggtaggtcgaactcttgtaggggaagagcaggtttcatgaaatcaactcagaatgtcaagttataatgaaatcttcattttgtgttagtttgtcatgatttcttcacgaaaacacgttttcctataatggtaggtcgaactcttgtaggggaagagcaggtttcatgaaatcaactcagaatgtcaagttataatgaaatcttcattttgtgttagtttgtcatgatttcttcacgaaaacacgttttcctataatggtaggtcgaactcttgtaggggaagcgcaggtttcatgaaatgagctcagaatgtcaagttataatgaaatcttcattttgtgttagtttgtcatgatttcttcacgaaaacacgttttcctataatggtaggtcgaactcttacaggggaagcgcaggtttcatgaaatgagctcagaatgtcatgttataatgaaatcttcattttgtgttagtttgtcatgatttcttcacgaaaacacgttttcctataatggtaggtcgaactcttataggggaagcgcaggtttcatgaaatgagctcagaatgtcaagttataatgaaatcttcattttgtgttagtttgtcatgatttcttcacgaaaacacgttttcctataatggtaggtcgaactcttgtaggggaagagcaggtttcatgaaatcaactcagaatgtcaagttataatgaaatcttcattttgtgttagtttgtcatgatttcttcacgaaaacacgttttcctaaaatggtaggtcgaactcttacaggggaagcgcaggtttcatgaaatgagctcagaatgtcaagttataatgaaatcttcattttgtgttagtttgtcatgatttcttcacgaaaacacgttttcctataatggtaggtcgaactcttgtaggggaagcgcaggtttcatgaaatgaactcagaatgtcaagttataatgaaatcttcattttgtgttagtttctcatgatttcttcacgaaaacacgttttcctataatggtagatcgaactcttacaggggaagcgcaggtttcatgaaatgagctcagaatgtcaagttataatgaaatcttcattttgtgttagtttgacatgatttcttcacgaaaacacattttcctataatggtaggtcgaactcttataggggaagcgcaggtttcatgaaatgagctcagaatgtcaagttataatgaaatcttcattttgtgttagtttgtcatgatttcttcacgaaaacacgttttcctataatggtaggtcgaactcttataggggaaacgcaggtttcatgaaatgagctcagaatgtcaagttataatgaaatcttcattttgtgttagtttgtcatgatttcttcacgaaaacacgttttcctataatggtaggtcgaactcttgtaggggaagcgcaggtttcatgaaatcaactcagaatgtcaagttataatgaaatcttcattttgtgttagtttgtcatgatttcttcacgaaaacacgttttcctataatggtaggtcgaactcttgtaggggaagcgcaggtttcatgaaatgaactcagaatgtcaagttataatgaaatcttcattttgtgttagtttctcatgatttcttcacgaaaacacgttttcctataatggtagatcgaactcttacaggggaagcgcaggtttcatgaaatgagctcagaatgtcaagttataatgaaatcttcattttgtgttagtttgacatgatttcttcacgaaaacacattttcctataatggtaggtcgaactcttataggggaagcgcaggtttcatgaaatgagctcagaatgtcaagttataatgaaatcttcattttgtgttagtttgtcatgatttcttcacgaaaacacgttttcctataatggtaggtcgaactcttgtaggggaagagcaggtttcatgaaatcaactcagaatgtcaagttataatgaaatcttcattttgtgttagtttgtcatgatttcttcacgaaaacacgttttcctataatggtaggtcgaactcctgtaggggaagcgcaggtttcatgaaatcaactcagaatgtcaagttataatgaaatcttcattttgtgttagtttgtcatgaattcttcacgaaaacacgttttcctataatggtaggtcgaactcttgtaggggaagcgcaggtttcatgaaatcaactcagaatgtcaagttataatgaaatcttcattttgtgttagtttgtcatgatttcttcacgaaaacacattttcctataacggtaggtcgaactcttgtaggggaagcgcaggtttcatgaaatgagctcagaatgtcaagttataatgaaatcttcattttgtgttagtttctcatgatttcttcacgaaaacacgttttcctataacggtaggtcgaactcttacaggggaagcgcaggtttcatgaaatgagctcagaatgtcaagttataatgaaatcttcattttgtgttagtttctcatgatttcttcacgaaaacacgttttcctataacggtaggtcgaactcttacaggggaagcgcaggtttcatgaaatgagctcagaatgtcaagttataatgaaatcttcattttgtgttagtttgtcatgatttcttcacgaaaacacgttttcctataatggtaggtcgaactcttgtaggggaagcgcaggtttcatgaaatcaactcagaatgtcaagttatgatgaaatcttcattttgtgttagtttgtcatgatttcttcacNNNNNNNNNNNNNNNNNNNNNNNNNNNNNNNNNNNNNNNNNNNNNNNNNNNNNNNNNNNNNNNNNNNNNNNNNNNNNNNNNNNNNNNNNNNNNNNNNNNNGTCAGGATTTGTCAGTAATAATGTGTATGATACAGGATATTCAGCCCATTTCAGGGCCACATGCTATTTTCAGCACCTGTGTGGATACATTGGGGTAGATGAAGGGGTTCAAGATGGGCAGGAGGCCAGCCGAGTCCACAGCCGTCTGTGTATCCAGGCTATACTCCATGAAGATTACAATAGGTGTGATCTTGTCCCGGAACTCTGAATCGTCCTGTGGGAGATGCACAGAGTGCCGTTAACCCCGCGGAAGGCACCTCGCCCCCCCTCCAACCCCTGTGGTGCAGAAGCTCACAATGAGGAAGGCGCTAAGCTCCTCGCATGTGGAATCCTTGCCATTGCTGACACTGATATTCCTTGAGTAGTGAGATATCTTGCTCTGCAGGAACATCACGCGCTTTATAATTCCCTTGGGCTTCAGCCGGTCCAATGTAAGGTTCACCTGGAAGCCTGGGGAGCAATGGCAGCATGTTCATCCTTTCATCTTTGTGATCCTGCCTGTAAGTGGCAGGCTCACGCATTGAGACTTACGCAGTGTGGAAGTGGCTCCTTTGCCCTGGGCCTGTAAGCAGAAGCGCACCTGGAAGCTGAAAGGGAAGCAGAAACAGCAGGTTGTTGGTCACGTTCCATCCTgagatggcggggggggggggcacagaccaTCACCATGACACGCTGGATCCACTCCCAGGCAGTGTGCAGCTCTTTTGCTCTGGGTTCAGCATGGAGGGGATGCTGTCCAGCGTGGCAGTCACCCGAACGACAGGTCGTGATCTGCCATCAGATGGGGGAGATGGTTAGGCTGCCCAGTCTCCTAAaggcttgggaatgcagcctgTTTGCACAGCAGGACCAGCTGCACTCTTCAAAGTGCCTGTGATCTGTGCTCACTAATAGCACTGAGGTGGAACTCTCCTCTTCAAAGCAGCCCGTAAATGCAGAGCCGTAAAATCAGTATGTTTACCTGTAGAGCACCGCTGTGTCCGCACCAAACACTCCAACCAGCAGGTCTGTGAGGCAGAGCAGAAATTCCACATCACCGACCCAGACTGCGAGGAGTGTCAGTCACCAAAGTCAAGGCAGTTATACAAGGAAGTAGTGCAGTATGGATCCACAAGGGCCCTGAACAGACATCTAACTTAGCAGAGCCTAAGAAACTAGATCAGCACCAGGATGAATGATCATCTTCACTAGGAATGTGCCTTACTGCCACAGTGCTGTGAGAAACCCACCCCTCCTGTGCATATCTGGGTCCCTCCTCTGCGTACCTGGGTACCCGTTCTGGTCGATGTCGGTTGCACCGTGCATGGCGTAGCCGAAGCTGGGCAGCATGCTGCTGGTGGCCCACTTTCCCATGAGTACCTGGGAGGCGCTGGATTGGGGCCCCTCAGCACGACCATTGTGGATGTACACCAGGCCCTGATGCTCCGGCCCGCCATAGGGGGCGGCAATGGCTACGTCTGCAGAGGGGTGGCAGGGTAACACTGCCAGTCAGTGGGGGGGTACTCGCCGGCTTTATCATATGCAGCCTTCCCAGGAATGACTGTACCGTTGAAGCCATCCATGTCCAGGTCACCCAGTGGCATGATGCAACTGCCAAAGCGAGCGTAGATCTCTGTACCCATCATCTTCTGCGAGGGTTGGAAGGTGAAGCTACCCCTCCCCAGGTAGATGTATACTTGGCCCACCTCGCGCAGCTTGCCATCGGAACCACGGTCCATGAAGAGGGGGGCACCCACAAGCAAGTCTATGAAGCTGATACAGGTAAATGGCACGGTATTAAAGCGGACAGGCACATCACCTGACTTCCCATTTATCATCAGGCAAGCTGAAAGAGTCAGCAGCAGAAAACACAGGGTGACATACCCGTCATTATTGACATCAGTCACCGCTACAGAGTGTCCAAAGTATGCTGCCATCTGTGGGTGTCACAAAGAGAGAAATCAATCAGAAGCACCTCCACTGTGATGTCTCTCTGTACTATCTCGAAGCTGAACAGAAGTAGCCAGGTTATCCCTAATCACTTTGCGAAGAATAAGAACTCAAAATGCAAGAACTTTCATCAGATGGACCCACAAGGAAACCGCGCCCACAAGCTGGCAACCAATCACATACTTCTCATTTGTGTCCTTTCACATCCATTAGTGGTCTGCAGATATTCAGAGTAAGGCAGGAGAACCTTTAGCACAAGTCCCTTGTGGGAAGCCCAATAGAGGCAGCTGGGAATTACCCATAAAGCCTCACCTGCACCCCAGTGAAGTTGACCATGGACACCATGTTCATTCCATTGAGGACGTTGACCTATTGAAACACAAAGACATTTCTATTCTCACAAGCTTCCTGAAGGGGGCACACTAAGAGCTGCAGTGGGTGGGCGGTGCGGCTCTTACATAGCCAAGGGCATTGCCACCTCGGGGAACTCCGGTGATGTAGTCTGTACACAGAGGACATAAGAACTAGTTTCAAACTCCTTAATTCTGACCATGTTTATGTCCTGAAAGTCATATGGTTTCTGACAACCCAAACGACTTTGTGAAAACTCCATGACAAATTAAAGCTCACCGTCTTCCCCGTCATTGTTGCAATCACCAACTGCCAGAGAGTAACCTAAGAAATGCGATGAGACATAGTATTAATGCAGCAGAAGCTGGCAAAACTGAAGCTTCCTAACAGCAGCTTCCCTCGTGGCCCTGATGGAGAGCCCCTCACCCAGATAGCTGTCATCATACTCAGCTATCGCGGACCTGGTGGACATCTGATTCAGGTACTTGGTGAACAGTTCATCACTAGTGTGGCTCATAATTTCAGAAATCTCATCAGATATCAGCTGTCCTGAAAACAAGACATAACCCAGTTAGTTCAGAGCACAATGATTGTACTGAATCCTCCATTTCATGACTATACAAAGACTATGTTAAAATAGCTACAGATTCTGACACACATTCATTTTCTTCATATGGAGAAGTAAGAAGACACCCACAGTCAAAAGAAGTAAAGAGCTGAGAGTATTA
This window of the Paramormyrops kingsleyae isolate MSU_618 chromosome 1, PKINGS_0.4, whole genome shotgun sequence genome carries:
- the LOC140592679 gene encoding integrin alpha-V-like isoform X2, whose translation is MEKSRVAPLALLLGLCCLHRAVNFNLDAESPSVYSGPQGSYFGFAVDFFTPETGQLRVLVGAPKANTSGAAEVVERGSVYSCPWQSGSTCAQVPFDTRGNRIIGSVQMEFKSSQWFGASVRAQGDTILACAPLYQWGTSGGKEREPVGTCFLNKNGKVVEYSPCRTAFGAPNGQGFCQAGFSADIVKNKRVVVGGPGSFYWQGQLISDEISEIMSHTSDELFTKYLNQMSTRSAIAEYDDSYLGYSLAVGDCNNDGEDDYITGVPRGGNALGYVNVLNGMNMVSMVNFTGVQMAAYFGHSVAVTDVNNDGFIDLLVGAPLFMDRGSDGKLREVGQVYIYLGRGSFTFQPSQKMMGTEIYARFGSCIMPLGDLDMDGFNDVAIAAPYGGPEHQGLVYIHNGRAEGPQSSASQVLMGKWATSSMLPSFGYAMHGATDIDQNGYPDLLVGVFGADTAVLYSFQVRFCLQAQGKGATSTLRFQVNLTLDRLKPKGIIKRVMFLQSKISHYSRNISVSNGKDSTCEELSAFLIDDSEFRDKITPIVIFMEYSLDTQTAVDSAGLLPILNPFIYPNVSTQVLKIACGPEMG
- the LOC140592679 gene encoding integrin alpha-V-like isoform X1 — encoded protein: MEKSRVAPLALLLGLCCLHRAVNFNLDAESPSVYSGPQGSYFGFAVDFFTPETGQLRVLVGAPKANTSGAAEVVERGSVYSCPWQSGSTCAQVPFDTRGNRIIGSVQMEFKSSQWFGASVRAQGDTILACAPLYQWGTSGGKEREPVGTCFLNKNGKVVEYSPCRTAFGAPNGQGFCQAGFSADIVKNKRVVVGGPGSFYWQGQLISDEISEIMSHTSDELFTKYLNQMSTRSAIAEYDDSYLGYSLAVGDCNNDGEDDYITGVPRGGNALGYVNVLNGMNMVSMVNFTGVQMAAYFGHSVAVTDVNNDGFIDLLVGAPLFMDRGSDGKLREVGQVYIYLGRGSFTFQPSQKMMGTEIYARFGSCIMPLGDLDMDGFNDVAIAAPYGGPEHQGLVYIHNGRAEGPQSSASQVLMGKWATSSMLPSFGYAMHGATDIDQNGYPDLLVGVFGADTAVLYRSRPVVRVTATLDSIPSMLNPEQKSCTLPGSGSSVSCFQVRFCLQAQGKGATSTLRFQVNLTLDRLKPKGIIKRVMFLQSKISHYSRNISVSNGKDSTCEELSAFLIDDSEFRDKITPIVIFMEYSLDTQTAVDSAGLLPILNPFIYPNVSTQVLKIACGPEMG